Proteins encoded within one genomic window of Tidjanibacter massiliensis:
- a CDS encoding DMT family transporter: MDRRSIGGHAAMLGANVMWGLMSPLAKFVMGTGGVTPMTITGLRVAGAMVLFWTASLFGQRERVASADMLKLFAASLLAIVFNQGCFIFGVGLSSPVDASVITTSMPLLAMVFAALYLKEPVSGKKVGGITAGAAGALLLILGGHAAEAGRGGGNSYVWGDLLVLLAQCSYALYIVLFKNFVNRYSPVTIMKWMFTYAFVCVLPFSFGGVAATDWPALGGGAIGAIAFIVAGGTFLSYMLVVVGQKRLRPTVAGMYNYIQPLVASIVAVCWGMDRFNVVKVLAVVLIFGGVYLVTVSPSRAGLEAAEHGHETGRNGGEGAGCRAEDDGIRLSDKYKRPR; the protein is encoded by the coding sequence ATGGACAGGAGAAGTATCGGAGGACATGCGGCTATGCTGGGTGCGAATGTCATGTGGGGATTGATGTCGCCGCTGGCGAAGTTCGTGATGGGAACCGGAGGGGTGACTCCCATGACGATAACCGGTCTGCGGGTGGCCGGGGCCATGGTGCTGTTCTGGACGGCATCGCTTTTCGGCCAGCGGGAGCGGGTGGCGTCGGCGGATATGCTGAAGCTTTTCGCCGCTTCGCTGCTGGCTATCGTGTTCAATCAGGGGTGTTTTATCTTCGGGGTGGGGCTTTCATCGCCGGTGGATGCCTCGGTTATCACCACCAGTATGCCGCTGCTGGCCATGGTCTTCGCCGCGCTCTATCTGAAGGAGCCCGTCTCGGGAAAGAAAGTGGGGGGCATTACGGCGGGGGCTGCCGGTGCGTTGCTGCTGATACTCGGCGGTCATGCGGCGGAGGCGGGTCGGGGTGGCGGAAACAGTTATGTCTGGGGCGATTTGCTGGTACTGCTCGCACAGTGTAGCTATGCCTTGTATATCGTGCTCTTCAAGAATTTCGTAAACAGGTATTCGCCCGTCACCATCATGAAGTGGATGTTCACCTACGCCTTCGTCTGCGTACTGCCCTTTTCGTTCGGTGGGGTGGCGGCTACCGACTGGCCGGCGCTCGGGGGTGGTGCGATAGGGGCGATAGCGTTTATCGTTGCGGGCGGTACGTTCTTGAGCTACATGCTCGTGGTGGTCGGGCAGAAGCGGCTGCGGCCTACCGTGGCGGGGATGTATAACTATATACAGCCTCTCGTGGCGAGCATCGTGGCCGTCTGCTGGGGGATGGACCGGTTCAATGTCGTGAAGGTGCTGGCCGTAGTATTGATATTCGGCGGGGTGTACCTCGTTACGGTCAGTCCGAGCCGGGCGGGCCTTGAAGCCGCGGAACACGGCCATGAAACGGGTCGGAACGGCGGCGAAGGGGCCGGGTGCCGTGCGGAGGACGACGGAATCCGGCTATCGGATAAATATAAAAGACCGCGATAA
- a CDS encoding helix-turn-helix domain-containing protein, with protein MWIENLYRPAEILVREHERFPIGEHTHSFYELAYIVSGSGSFSMPEGVPGQWSGDISYGTGTLLLIPPERLHRFKVGTRSRYLFIRFTGSYVTEYIGKDIEQALRMQDVPRITPAGRDASTLQQLMEMVTAEQASPNGFSAHLQQQWINSIITLAARSAAQHSGSGIPVQQENDRAVSMLQYIQRHIHQPERLKGSALCAAFNLSPAYIGRYFKRHFHESLRQYIVESRIRAAAEMLCNSRMSVKEIAYRLGYTDSCHLVRSFKHHYGTTPASYRSRYASGQETR; from the coding sequence ATGTGGATAGAAAACCTCTACCGTCCGGCGGAGATTCTGGTGCGGGAACACGAAAGGTTTCCCATCGGAGAACACACCCACTCCTTTTACGAACTGGCATACATCGTATCGGGAAGCGGCAGTTTCAGTATGCCGGAAGGGGTACCGGGACAGTGGAGCGGCGACATCTCCTACGGGACCGGCACGCTCCTCCTCATTCCGCCCGAAAGGCTGCACCGCTTCAAGGTCGGCACGCGCAGCCGATATCTATTCATCCGGTTTACGGGCAGTTATGTGACAGAATATATAGGAAAAGACATAGAACAGGCACTCCGGATGCAGGACGTCCCCCGCATCACGCCCGCCGGGCGCGACGCATCGACACTGCAACAGCTCATGGAGATGGTAACGGCGGAGCAGGCCTCCCCGAACGGATTCTCCGCCCACCTCCAGCAGCAGTGGATAAACAGCATCATCACGCTAGCTGCACGCAGTGCCGCCCAGCACTCCGGCAGCGGAATCCCCGTACAGCAGGAGAACGACCGGGCCGTCTCCATGCTGCAATATATCCAACGGCATATCCACCAGCCCGAACGGCTGAAAGGCTCGGCACTATGTGCGGCATTCAACCTGTCGCCCGCCTACATCGGCCGTTATTTCAAACGTCATTTCCACGAAAGTCTCCGGCAATACATCGTCGAAAGCCGCATCAGGGCCGCGGCGGAGATGCTCTGCAACAGCCGCATGAGCGTCAAGGAAATCGCATACAGGCTGGGATATACGGACTCCTGCCACCTGGTCAGGAGCTTCAAGCACCATTACGGCACGACGCCCGCGAGCTACCGCAGCCGTTACGCTTCCGGCCAGGAGACGCGATGA
- a CDS encoding FKBP-type peptidyl-prolyl cis-trans isomerase, which produces MKIGEKKFVTLSYTLTVDGSVADSATAENPLGFVFGAGYLLPEFEKNIDGLSAGEKFEFTLTPENGYGLPNPDMVIELPRSTFEVDGQVEEGLLTVGNQIPMMTNDGMRLIGVVASVDGDKVKMDFNHPMAGKTLNFAGEIVGVREATDEDYPHAHNGGCSCGCSGDGCDDCSGGACC; this is translated from the coding sequence ATGAAAATCGGAGAAAAGAAATTTGTGACGTTGAGCTATACGCTTACCGTGGACGGCAGTGTGGCCGATTCGGCTACGGCCGAGAATCCGCTCGGATTCGTGTTCGGTGCAGGATACCTGCTGCCCGAATTCGAGAAGAACATCGATGGCCTCAGTGCCGGGGAGAAGTTCGAGTTTACGCTCACCCCGGAGAACGGTTACGGTCTGCCCAATCCCGATATGGTGATTGAACTGCCCCGTTCCACGTTCGAAGTGGACGGTCAGGTGGAGGAGGGGCTGCTGACGGTCGGCAACCAGATTCCCATGATGACCAACGACGGAATGCGCCTCATCGGCGTCGTGGCTTCGGTAGACGGCGACAAGGTGAAGATGGATTTCAATCACCCCATGGCCGGCAAGACGCTCAACTTTGCAGGCGAGATAGTGGGAGTACGCGAGGCGACCGATGAGGATTATCCCCATGCCCACAACGGCGGGTGCAGCTGTGGATGCAGCGGCGACGGCTGCGACGACTGCAGCGGCGGAGCCTGCTGCTGA
- the gcvP gene encoding aminomethyl-transferring glycine dehydrogenase, which yields MSFDKFADRHIGVSETDLKEMLAVIGVSSVDELIGQVIPASIRLRKPIGLPAEGMTEYEFAAHVRELAAKNRQVRSFIGMGWYPTATPAVIMRNVFENAAWYTSYTPYQAEISQGRLEALLNFQTMTISLTGMEIGNCSLLDDASAAAEAMLMMFALRSRDQVKNGCNQLFVDDDIFPQVFDVLVTRSEPFGIEIIRDNYDTYKFTGKEFGAIVQYPSASGRIRDYAAFAAAAHEAGAKVTAVCDLMSLVLLASPGQWGADIAVGSAQRFGLPMGFGGPTAGFMTTKEAYKRNMPGRIIGVSVDRLGNKALRMALQTREQHIKREKATSNICTASALVASMSGFYAVYHGAEGLRRIAQHIHSHTAAVADALRELGYEVAAGNYFDTLQVKAEAAVVQDSALARNINFFYPDESTVRMSFDEVTTADEVAQVVAVFAEAAGKKAPKSVKVDEGKVAIDGALLRTDKILDAPVFDKYHSETEMMRYIKRLERRDISLADSMIPLGSCTMKLNAAVEMMPLSLAEFTNIHPFAPASQTEGYLEMIRELEHDLAAITGFAGCSLQPESGASGEYTGLMTIRAYHQSRGQGYRTTILIPASAHGTNPASAAMAGMKIVIVNSDEHGNIDVEDFKAKAAANAAELCGAMITYPSTHGVFESKIRELVDAVHDAGGLVFMDGANMNAQVGLTNPGYIGADVCHLNLHKTFAMPHGGGGPGVGPICVAEHLVKFLPSHSVVPTGGEEGITAVFASPYGNALLLPITYGYIKMLGADGLRRVTEMAIVNANYMAKALEGEFRTYYTGENGRVGHEMILDLQNFRKDYGVEVADIARRLMDYGFHAPTLSFPVHDTLMVEPTESESKEEMDRFMEALVSIKRECEAIENHEDNVVVNAPHTALEVAGEWNHPYTRMQAAYPLEWISRAKFFPYVSKIDNGYGDRNLVCTCCEF from the coding sequence ATGTCTTTCGATAAATTCGCTGACCGCCATATAGGCGTGTCGGAAACCGACCTGAAGGAGATGCTCGCAGTCATCGGCGTCTCCAGTGTGGACGAGCTGATAGGACAGGTGATTCCTGCATCCATCCGCCTGCGCAAACCCATCGGACTGCCCGCAGAGGGAATGACCGAATACGAGTTCGCGGCTCATGTGCGTGAGCTGGCCGCCAAGAACAGACAGGTGCGTTCGTTCATCGGTATGGGCTGGTACCCGACGGCCACTCCCGCCGTTATCATGCGCAACGTGTTCGAGAATGCCGCATGGTACACCTCCTATACCCCCTACCAGGCCGAGATTTCCCAGGGCCGCCTCGAAGCGCTCCTGAACTTCCAGACGATGACCATTTCGCTCACCGGCATGGAGATAGGCAACTGCTCGCTGCTGGATGATGCGAGCGCCGCCGCCGAGGCGATGCTCATGATGTTCGCCCTGCGTTCGCGCGACCAGGTAAAGAACGGTTGCAACCAGCTCTTCGTGGACGACGACATCTTCCCGCAGGTGTTCGATGTACTCGTGACGCGCAGCGAGCCTTTCGGCATCGAGATAATTAGAGACAACTACGATACCTACAAGTTTACCGGCAAGGAGTTCGGCGCCATCGTGCAGTATCCTTCCGCATCGGGCCGTATCCGCGACTATGCGGCATTTGCCGCCGCCGCTCACGAGGCCGGTGCGAAGGTGACCGCCGTGTGCGACTTGATGAGCCTTGTATTGCTCGCTTCGCCGGGACAGTGGGGTGCCGACATCGCGGTGGGTTCCGCCCAGCGCTTCGGTCTGCCGATGGGCTTCGGCGGCCCGACGGCCGGTTTCATGACCACCAAGGAGGCCTACAAGCGCAACATGCCGGGCCGTATCATCGGCGTATCGGTGGACAGGCTGGGGAACAAGGCGTTGCGAATGGCACTCCAGACGCGCGAGCAGCACATCAAACGCGAGAAGGCTACGTCCAATATCTGTACCGCATCCGCCCTCGTGGCCTCCATGTCGGGATTCTATGCGGTCTATCACGGAGCCGAAGGGCTGCGTCGGATTGCGCAGCATATCCATTCGCATACCGCAGCGGTAGCGGACGCTCTGCGGGAACTCGGCTACGAAGTTGCGGCAGGGAACTATTTCGATACCCTGCAGGTGAAGGCGGAGGCCGCGGTGGTGCAGGATTCCGCGCTGGCACGGAATATCAACTTCTTCTATCCGGACGAGAGCACCGTGCGGATGAGTTTCGACGAGGTGACTACGGCCGACGAGGTGGCGCAGGTGGTTGCCGTATTCGCCGAGGCAGCCGGAAAGAAGGCTCCCAAGAGCGTCAAGGTGGACGAGGGCAAGGTGGCGATTGACGGTGCCCTGCTGCGGACGGATAAGATACTCGACGCTCCCGTATTCGACAAGTACCACAGCGAGACGGAGATGATGCGCTACATCAAACGCCTCGAAAGAAGAGATATTTCGCTTGCCGACAGCATGATACCGCTCGGCTCGTGCACCATGAAGCTGAATGCCGCGGTGGAGATGATGCCTCTGTCGCTGGCCGAATTCACCAACATACATCCCTTTGCGCCCGCTTCGCAGACGGAAGGGTATCTCGAAATGATACGGGAACTCGAACACGACCTGGCTGCCATCACCGGTTTCGCCGGCTGTTCGCTGCAGCCCGAATCGGGTGCGTCGGGCGAGTACACCGGTCTGATGACCATCCGGGCGTACCACCAGAGCCGTGGGCAGGGGTACAGGACGACCATCCTGATACCGGCTTCGGCACACGGTACCAACCCCGCATCGGCGGCGATGGCTGGAATGAAGATTGTCATCGTGAACAGCGACGAGCACGGCAACATCGACGTGGAGGACTTCAAGGCGAAGGCGGCGGCCAATGCGGCCGAACTCTGCGGTGCCATGATAACCTATCCCTCGACGCACGGCGTCTTCGAAAGCAAGATACGCGAGCTCGTGGATGCCGTACACGATGCGGGCGGTCTGGTCTTCATGGACGGCGCCAACATGAACGCACAGGTGGGCCTTACGAACCCCGGTTACATCGGTGCCGACGTATGCCACCTGAACCTGCACAAGACCTTCGCCATGCCTCACGGCGGCGGCGGTCCCGGCGTAGGCCCGATATGCGTGGCGGAACACCTCGTCAAATTCCTCCCGTCGCACTCGGTCGTCCCGACCGGTGGCGAGGAGGGCATCACGGCCGTGTTCGCATCGCCCTACGGCAATGCCCTGCTGCTGCCCATCACCTACGGATACATCAAGATGCTCGGAGCCGACGGACTGCGCCGTGTTACCGAGATGGCGATAGTGAATGCCAACTACATGGCCAAGGCGCTCGAGGGCGAATTCCGCACCTACTATACCGGCGAGAACGGCCGTGTGGGTCACGAGATGATTCTCGACCTGCAGAACTTCCGCAAGGACTACGGTGTCGAGGTAGCGGATATCGCCCGTCGTCTGATGGACTACGGCTTCCACGCCCCGACGCTCTCCTTCCCCGTGCACGATACGCTGATGGTAGAGCCTACCGAGAGCGAATCCAAGGAGGAGATGGACCGCTTCATGGAGGCGCTCGTCAGCATCAAGCGCGAATGCGAAGCCATCGAAAACCACGAGGACAACGTGGTGGTGAATGCACCGCACACCGCGCTCGAAGTGGCCGGCGAATGGAACCATCCCTATACCCGGATGCAGGCCGCCTATCCGCTCGAATGGATATCGCGGGCGAAGTTCTTCCCCTACGTCTCCAAAATCGACAACGGTTACGGCGACAGGAACCTCGTCTGCACCTGCTGCGAATTCTGA
- a CDS encoding BACON domain-containing protein, with amino-acid sequence MKKLHFITLAAAAALTAACSSTETVYEYVRLSDAACTFLASDNTQKSIEVTASGAWQADAGASWLTVERQDDYLLLAAADNDSGMERVTEIVITSGSATAGIKVIQMAPESTIYRYRVLKTFDMGAVMSKNGRYVGGNIKELLPDETWENYPTIIDLETDEWIQLGPYPNSLFNIELPFAISDEGTIFFLDANTSACVGFNLAGDYFLPANAEGHELLPSVQSISADGRIWVGWGLDDVLAFGGMYRPLKWTDGGTPEVLPVPELNFRNEPYVSGVMARGCSADGSVIYGSTWDNLDYGMLYWKDGKVDWVGSDVREVRTVQIENSVGEMIDSNIVNGMICTAELTNISPNGRWIAGTYRTEDYPSPRNYVQARYPAFFNTETGTTTIVKDFGEGSAAHVTDDGLGIILVGTFLPSSGIVYDIENQVSLGSVQEWVLDNYHMVIPMCYITYMTPDKSSMIGSVIEYSELGPRVVSWYMAPPVEK; translated from the coding sequence ATGAAAAAACTTCATTTCATCACGCTGGCGGCCGCTGCTGCACTGACAGCAGCGTGCAGCAGCACGGAAACTGTCTACGAGTATGTCCGGCTGAGCGACGCCGCCTGTACCTTCCTCGCCAGCGACAACACACAAAAGAGCATCGAAGTGACGGCATCCGGCGCATGGCAGGCCGACGCCGGCGCCTCATGGCTGACCGTGGAACGACAGGACGACTACCTCCTCCTTGCCGCGGCGGACAACGACAGCGGAATGGAAAGGGTGACCGAAATCGTCATCACCAGCGGCAGTGCGACGGCCGGAATAAAGGTCATACAGATGGCACCGGAGAGTACAATATACCGTTACCGCGTCCTCAAGACTTTCGATATGGGAGCGGTCATGTCCAAGAACGGACGTTACGTAGGAGGCAACATCAAGGAACTGCTGCCCGACGAGACGTGGGAAAACTACCCGACCATCATCGACCTCGAAACCGACGAATGGATACAGCTCGGTCCCTATCCCAACAGTCTCTTCAACATCGAACTGCCCTTCGCCATCTCCGACGAAGGGACGATATTCTTCCTGGATGCCAACACCAGCGCATGCGTAGGCTTCAACCTCGCGGGCGACTACTTTCTGCCCGCCAATGCCGAGGGGCACGAACTCCTGCCCTCGGTACAGAGCATCTCGGCCGACGGCCGCATTTGGGTCGGCTGGGGGCTGGATGACGTACTGGCTTTCGGCGGCATGTACCGCCCGCTGAAATGGACCGACGGAGGCACTCCGGAAGTGCTGCCCGTCCCGGAACTCAATTTCCGTAACGAACCTTACGTGAGCGGAGTGATGGCCCGCGGCTGTTCGGCAGACGGTTCGGTCATTTATGGCAGCACGTGGGACAACCTGGACTACGGCATGCTCTACTGGAAGGACGGTAAGGTAGACTGGGTCGGCAGCGACGTCCGCGAAGTGAGAACCGTCCAGATAGAGAACAGCGTAGGCGAGATGATAGACTCCAATATCGTCAACGGCATGATATGCACGGCGGAACTGACCAACATCAGCCCCAACGGCCGCTGGATTGCCGGGACCTACCGCACCGAGGACTACCCCTCACCGAGGAACTACGTACAGGCACGCTATCCGGCCTTCTTCAACACCGAAACGGGCACAACGACCATCGTAAAGGACTTCGGCGAGGGCAGTGCCGCACACGTTACGGACGACGGGCTGGGCATCATCCTCGTCGGAACCTTCCTGCCGAGTTCGGGCATCGTGTACGACATCGAGAATCAGGTGAGCCTCGGCTCCGTACAGGAATGGGTACTCGACAATTACCACATGGTCATCCCGATGTGCTACATCACCTATATGACCCCGGACAAATCCTCCATGATAGGGTCGGTTATAGAATACAGCGAACTCGGACCGCGTGTCGTAAGCTGGTACATGGCTCCTCCCGTGGAAAAATAG
- a CDS encoding BACON domain-containing protein, protein MKTKKILLAAAVALLAASCNKTETETKSLEVSPTSLEFEATGGTVQNVTVQAQNVTWEYSVSAAAQAWMTVSQEGNVLTVSVADNNKGEQRTGQIRIQVTDGSKLPARGVTVTQQANANPPEMSISVNPSSLTFEGEGAAPQEVTVTSSSETLTWTAAPDETSGEWITVAAAGDKLTVSVADNPDTQRRSGSVVITPSDDAADSKAIRIIQEGRILPPSLTVSPSDPIEIPYNGIDGKLYVLLTVTAENTEWSAKATDAEGNALDWATATASTGEGYINLSFTRNTQKQPRSGILVVTPTAEGLNELRIPITQTAAPDHLTTLDGDLDLTTLGLDHGYSTLMPYAPDDTLQPTIQWELNLFSEGLSFNRNTGAIEGSGHRLHFMPVTERIEMNDDDMYILPDGEYEIVTPKPHPEDPDAIYYKDAWTIDKGTEGTTTWNKYVDFWYLEYRDNEVVGAAPVVSGTVTVTKMEGFENSYVFEFDLLDDIGNRLTGTYSGSIGLNVNGRQLPD, encoded by the coding sequence ATGAAAACGAAAAAGATATTGCTCGCGGCGGCCGTCGCTCTCCTCGCCGCATCATGCAACAAAACGGAGACCGAAACGAAATCGCTCGAAGTTTCGCCCACCTCGCTCGAATTCGAGGCTACGGGCGGCACGGTCCAGAACGTTACCGTCCAGGCCCAAAACGTAACATGGGAATACTCCGTATCCGCTGCCGCACAGGCATGGATGACCGTCTCACAGGAAGGAAACGTACTCACCGTATCCGTGGCCGACAACAACAAAGGGGAACAGCGGACAGGACAAATCAGGATACAGGTAACGGACGGCAGCAAACTGCCCGCACGCGGCGTAACCGTCACACAGCAGGCCAATGCCAACCCGCCGGAGATGTCCATCTCGGTGAATCCGTCTTCGCTGACCTTCGAGGGCGAAGGTGCTGCCCCGCAGGAGGTGACCGTAACCTCCTCTTCCGAAACGCTGACATGGACGGCGGCGCCCGACGAAACATCCGGTGAATGGATAACGGTCGCCGCGGCAGGCGACAAGCTTACGGTCTCGGTCGCCGACAACCCCGACACGCAGCGCCGGTCGGGAAGCGTCGTCATCACCCCGTCGGACGATGCCGCCGACAGCAAGGCCATTCGCATCATACAGGAAGGCAGGATTCTCCCGCCGTCGCTGACCGTATCCCCCTCCGACCCGATAGAGATACCCTATAACGGCATCGACGGCAAACTCTACGTATTGCTGACGGTAACCGCCGAGAATACGGAATGGTCGGCCAAAGCGACAGACGCGGAGGGGAACGCACTCGACTGGGCGACGGCCACCGCCTCGACCGGCGAAGGATACATCAATCTCTCTTTCACGCGCAACACCCAAAAACAACCGCGTTCGGGAATCCTCGTGGTCACCCCTACGGCCGAAGGGCTGAACGAACTGCGCATCCCCATCACCCAGACCGCGGCCCCAGACCACCTCACCACGCTGGACGGTGATCTCGACCTCACAACGCTGGGCCTTGACCACGGTTACTCCACGCTGATGCCGTATGCACCCGACGACACCCTCCAGCCGACCATCCAGTGGGAACTCAACCTCTTTTCCGAAGGGCTCTCCTTCAACCGCAATACCGGTGCAATCGAGGGCTCGGGTCACCGGCTCCACTTCATGCCCGTCACGGAACGAATCGAGATGAACGACGACGACATGTACATCCTCCCCGACGGGGAATACGAAATCGTCACCCCGAAACCGCATCCGGAAGACCCGGACGCAATTTACTACAAGGATGCCTGGACGATAGACAAAGGTACCGAAGGTACGACTACATGGAACAAATACGTAGACTTCTGGTACCTGGAATACCGCGACAACGAAGTCGTCGGTGCAGCGCCCGTCGTATCCGGCACCGTTACCGTAACCAAAATGGAAGGGTTCGAAAACTCCTACGTCTTCGAGTTCGACCTGCTGGACGATATCGGCAACAGGCTCACTGGAACATATTCCGGCTCTATCGGCCTCAACGTAAACGGGAGGCAGCTTCCCGATTAA
- a CDS encoding uridine kinase family protein has protein sequence MNGNLVGIACENNGANMMVEWGTRLSDIIRMLPEPDLPYLAAYVNNDIKELDYMIYEPVSVRFIDITHFEGIRVYQRTLFFTLQKAVHDLFPGRRFRIPHSVSKGFYCEIEGLDEVSQEDVDRLKARMNDLIAQDIPIARQKVLASEAKEVYSRLGFYDKITLMDTRPKLYVTMYGLADIVGYFYGALAPSTSYLTLYDLKPYYKGIYIAVPKRTAPDQPEVMIHQEKMFDIFTEYKEWVDVMGVPNIGLLNTRVLAGEASDLIKVAEAFHEKKLASIADAIYAANRSRGARLVLISGPSSSGKTTFAKRLGIQMRILGLDPVLISLDDYFLEREQTPRDENGDFDYETIDALDLKTFNEHLGQLFDGQSVDIPRYDFISGKRQWHESPLQLSDRSVLVVEGIHGLNPRLTEKVPDSYKYRIYISAFTSIMMDDMNRIPTTDNRLIRRIVRDNETRGSDAVSTLRRWASVRAGEDKYIFPYQENADVMFNSSLFYELPVLRSYAEPLLYNVPNTVPEYGEAKRLLKFLDNFLNISSAEIPPTSILREFIGGSSFRY, from the coding sequence ATGAATGGCAATCTGGTCGGTATAGCGTGTGAAAACAACGGTGCCAACATGATGGTGGAGTGGGGAACGAGGCTTTCGGATATCATCCGGATGCTTCCGGAACCCGACCTGCCCTATCTTGCGGCGTATGTGAACAATGACATAAAGGAGCTCGACTACATGATATACGAGCCCGTTTCGGTGCGGTTCATCGACATTACGCATTTCGAGGGTATCCGAGTGTATCAGCGGACACTTTTCTTCACCTTGCAGAAGGCGGTGCACGACCTGTTTCCGGGGCGGCGGTTCCGTATTCCGCACTCGGTTTCCAAAGGATTTTACTGCGAGATAGAGGGACTGGACGAAGTGTCGCAGGAGGATGTAGACCGTCTCAAAGCGCGGATGAATGACCTGATTGCGCAGGATATTCCCATCGCGCGGCAGAAGGTGCTTGCCTCGGAGGCCAAGGAGGTCTATTCGCGGCTGGGCTTTTACGACAAGATAACGCTGATGGATACCCGACCGAAACTGTATGTCACCATGTACGGCCTGGCCGACATTGTGGGGTATTTTTACGGCGCTTTGGCGCCTTCGACCTCCTATCTGACGCTGTACGACCTGAAGCCGTATTACAAGGGTATCTACATCGCCGTGCCGAAACGTACCGCCCCCGACCAGCCCGAAGTGATGATACATCAGGAGAAGATGTTCGATATCTTCACCGAATACAAGGAGTGGGTGGATGTGATGGGGGTGCCGAACATCGGCCTGCTTAATACGCGGGTTCTGGCCGGAGAGGCAAGCGACCTCATCAAGGTTGCCGAGGCTTTCCATGAGAAGAAGCTCGCCAGCATTGCGGACGCCATCTATGCGGCCAACCGCAGCCGCGGCGCACGGCTCGTGCTCATATCGGGGCCTTCGTCCAGCGGCAAGACCACGTTCGCCAAACGGCTCGGCATCCAGATGAGGATATTGGGGCTCGACCCGGTGCTGATTTCGCTCGACGACTACTTCCTCGAGAGGGAGCAGACGCCCCGCGACGAGAACGGCGATTTCGATTACGAAACCATCGATGCGCTCGACCTGAAGACCTTCAACGAGCACCTCGGACAGCTCTTCGACGGGCAGAGCGTGGATATTCCCCGCTATGATTTCATTTCGGGCAAACGGCAGTGGCACGAGTCCCCGCTGCAGCTCAGCGATCGTTCGGTGCTCGTCGTGGAGGGTATCCACGGCCTCAATCCGCGGCTGACGGAAAAGGTGCCCGATTCCTATAAATACCGGATATACATCTCGGCCTTCACTTCCATCATGATGGACGACATGAACCGTATCCCGACGACCGACAACCGGTTGATTCGCCGCATCGTGCGCGATAACGAGACGCGCGGCAGCGATGCGGTCTCCACGCTCCGCCGCTGGGCGAGCGTGCGGGCGGGGGAGGACAAGTACATCTTCCCGTATCAGGAGAATGCCGACGTCATGTTCAATTCGTCGCTTTTCTACGAGTTGCCCGTGCTCCGCAGTTACGCCGAACCGTTGCTGTACAACGTGCCGAATACGGTGCCCGAATACGGAGAGGCCAAAAGACTGCTGAAGTTCCTCGACAACTTTCTGAACATATCGTCGGCGGAGATTCCTCCTACTTCTATACTGCGCGAATTCATAGGCGGTAGCAGTTTCAGGTATTGA